The following proteins come from a genomic window of Roseofilum capinflatum BLCC-M114:
- a CDS encoding GtrA family protein, producing the protein MLYSGFKKKVTWLMGNFSNYPVYFMVGVFNTLFTIGLRYIIGLSLDDQGSLAYVASMVMSSSIGILVSFVAHKKITFPNPHKLSIRQEVKQLGLFFANQSTGMILAIILSVTLVSLMNLLPFHWQNSKTLAFGFSSFLVSFITYILNQQIVFK; encoded by the coding sequence ATGCTCTACTCTGGTTTCAAAAAAAAAGTAACTTGGTTAATGGGCAACTTCTCTAACTACCCTGTTTATTTTATGGTCGGTGTCTTCAATACACTGTTCACAATTGGATTGCGGTATATTATTGGTCTTAGCTTAGATGATCAAGGTAGCTTGGCTTATGTGGCTTCCATGGTTATGTCTTCTTCGATTGGAATTTTGGTAAGTTTTGTTGCTCATAAGAAAATCACTTTTCCTAATCCCCATAAGCTATCTATAAGGCAAGAAGTAAAACAACTAGGACTATTTTTTGCGAATCAATCAACAGGAATGATTTTAGCGATTATCTTGTCGGTAACATTGGTTAGCCTGATGAACTTACTGCCCTTTCATTGGCAAAATAGCAAAACACTAGCCTTTGGGTTCTCTAGTTTCTTGGTCTCATTTATAACTTATATATTAAATCAGCAAATAGTGTTTAAGTAA
- a CDS encoding glycosyltransferase, with the protein MSNNVMNTHGLDYGKTSRYDPIVILIPVFNDWEALKRLLHYIDHTLVNLSPDHKRVDIIIVDDASVSEFTDNINSEELGYIYNIYLLELRRNMGHQRAIALGLAYVEENLPCQAVLIMDGDGEDDPKDIASLIEKYQQEEHKKIIFAHRRKRSEQQSFKFFYGIYKLLYRILTGQRIQFGNFSIVPRKILSRLVVVSEIWNHYASGVLKSRIPYAEIYTTRGHRLAGKPQMNLVSLVTHGLSSISVYAEVVGTRLLISTSAITLFSMIAIAIIVFMRLATNLAIPGWASSMVGIFFIIIMQAVVFSLILSILVLSNRNNFNFLPNRDYKYFVLKCSTLVSKKK; encoded by the coding sequence ATGTCAAATAATGTCATGAATACCCATGGGTTAGACTATGGTAAAACCTCAAGATATGATCCAATTGTGATCTTGATTCCCGTGTTTAATGATTGGGAAGCTTTAAAACGATTACTACACTATATTGACCATACTCTAGTTAACTTGTCCCCAGATCACAAGAGAGTAGATATTATTATTGTTGATGATGCTTCTGTATCAGAATTTACCGATAATATCAATTCTGAAGAGTTGGGCTATATTTATAACATTTATCTTTTAGAGCTTCGTCGTAATATGGGACACCAAAGGGCGATCGCGCTCGGTTTAGCCTACGTTGAAGAAAATTTACCCTGTCAAGCTGTTTTAATTATGGATGGTGATGGAGAAGATGATCCAAAGGATATTGCAAGCTTAATTGAAAAATATCAACAAGAAGAACATAAAAAGATCATATTTGCTCATCGTAGAAAACGTTCCGAACAGCAGTCTTTTAAATTCTTTTATGGAATATACAAGCTATTATATAGAATTTTAACAGGTCAACGAATTCAATTTGGAAACTTCAGTATTGTCCCTCGTAAAATATTGTCTCGATTAGTTGTTGTTTCTGAAATTTGGAATCATTACGCTTCTGGAGTCTTAAAATCTAGAATTCCCTATGCGGAAATATATACTACTAGAGGTCACCGTCTGGCTGGAAAACCTCAAATGAATTTAGTGTCATTAGTCACTCATGGATTAAGCTCTATTTCAGTATATGCTGAAGTTGTGGGTACAAGATTATTAATTTCAACCTCTGCAATTACATTGTTCAGCATGATAGCAATTGCTATAATCGTCTTTATGCGGTTAGCAACTAATCTAGCTATACCTGGATGGGCTTCATCTATGGTAGGCATATTTTTCATTATTATCATGCAGGCTGTCGTATTTTCTTTAATTTTGAGTATCTTAGTTTTATCAAATAGAAACAATTTTAATTTTTTACCTAATCGAGATTATAAATACTTTGTTCTCAAATGCTCTACTCTGGTTTCAAAAAAAAAGTAA
- a CDS encoding glycosyltransferase family 4 protein, with product MGNPNSRQSALALEEAEFLHEVITTIAYNPSSNNWKLLNRLPTGLKKRITDELKRRSWVMPGATPIRTHVWQEILRVALVRSGLPRRLGINNQRLTDWIYTSIDRHVAQSHLNGLDAVYAYEDGAASTFQAAKSQGILCLYDLPILFYQMSRQIQAEEAELFPDLAPALQAAKEPEWKLRRKEQEIELADQIFVASSITRKSLLNFGVNPEKISVIPYGAPLDYFHPQPKQDTCFRALYVGRVEPRKGIHYLLSAWKNLNLSDAELCLIGINEFPSGWLDQYQDLFRYISPLPHYSLNQYYSSASVFVFPSLVDGFGLVLLEAMACGIPVITTPNTAGPDIITDGVEGFLVPIRDVGGIQEKLDWCYHHPLELAQMGKAARKKAEQLTWFQYRKGLQKHIHSLFKNVK from the coding sequence ATGGGGAATCCTAATTCTCGTCAATCGGCATTAGCGTTAGAAGAAGCTGAATTTTTGCATGAAGTCATAACCACTATAGCCTATAATCCCTCATCTAATAATTGGAAACTCTTAAATAGACTGCCCACAGGTCTTAAGAAACGAATTACTGATGAATTGAAGAGGCGAAGTTGGGTGATGCCAGGGGCAACTCCAATTCGCACTCATGTGTGGCAAGAAATTCTCCGAGTTGCCCTAGTTCGCAGTGGTTTACCCCGCCGTTTAGGGATTAACAATCAGCGATTAACCGATTGGATCTATACCTCGATAGATCGTCATGTTGCCCAATCTCACCTGAACGGACTTGATGCAGTGTATGCTTATGAAGACGGAGCTGCTAGCACATTTCAAGCCGCTAAATCACAAGGAATTCTCTGTTTATACGATCTGCCGATCCTCTTTTATCAGATGAGTCGGCAGATTCAAGCCGAAGAAGCTGAACTTTTTCCCGATCTTGCTCCTGCCTTACAAGCGGCTAAAGAACCCGAATGGAAACTGAGACGTAAAGAACAAGAAATTGAACTAGCTGACCAGATTTTTGTAGCTTCCTCCATTACCCGTAAATCCCTACTCAATTTTGGTGTAAATCCAGAAAAAATAAGCGTCATTCCCTATGGCGCTCCTCTAGATTATTTTCATCCCCAACCTAAACAAGATACTTGTTTCCGCGCCCTCTATGTGGGTAGGGTAGAACCTCGAAAAGGGATTCACTATCTTTTAAGCGCTTGGAAAAATTTAAATCTCTCTGATGCAGAATTATGCTTAATCGGGATCAATGAATTTCCTTCTGGCTGGCTGGATCAATATCAAGACCTGTTTCGATATATTTCCCCCCTTCCCCACTATTCTCTGAACCAATATTACAGTTCAGCTAGTGTTTTTGTCTTTCCTTCCTTGGTCGATGGATTTGGCTTAGTCTTACTGGAAGCTATGGCCTGCGGTATCCCTGTGATTACTACACCCAATACGGCAGGGCCTGATATAATTACAGATGGAGTTGAAGGATTTCTTGTACCCATTCGGGATGTTGGAGGTATCCAAGAAAAACTCGACTGGTGCTACCACCATCCTTTAGAGTTAGCTCAGATGGGAAAAGCAGCGAGGAAAAAGGCAGAACAACTCACTTGGTTTCAATATCGAAAAGGGCTACAAAAACACATTCATAGTTTATTCAAAAATGTCAAATAA
- a CDS encoding glycosyltransferase family 4 protein — protein sequence MHLTRWCDVFFQGNISLKGIWPLLLIHKPLVVTHQSWYQRLNGTLSWQDHLKNLVTRFSTNICASHALAERITSPSTVIPNPYRQDIFYEIPEITRDKELVFLGRLVSDKGADLLLDAIANLKPFGLTPKLTIIGSGPEEANLRQQVKQLDINHQVEFAGVKLDRELAQALNTHQILIVPSRWEEPFGIVALEGIACGCVVVGSDGGGLKEAIGSCGLTFPNGNVQALTEILIELLTGKTPLSKYRENAIFHLSRHTSTAVAKAYLEILERVVT from the coding sequence TTGCACTTAACTCGTTGGTGCGATGTATTTTTTCAAGGAAATATTAGCCTTAAGGGAATTTGGCCCTTATTACTTATACACAAACCTTTGGTGGTTACTCATCAGAGTTGGTATCAGCGTTTGAATGGAACCTTAAGCTGGCAAGATCATTTGAAAAACCTGGTAACTCGCTTTTCCACCAACATTTGTGCTAGTCATGCCTTAGCAGAGCGAATAACAAGCCCTTCAACCGTTATTCCCAATCCTTATCGCCAAGATATATTTTATGAAATACCAGAAATTACACGAGATAAAGAACTTGTTTTTTTAGGACGCTTAGTCTCAGATAAAGGAGCAGATTTACTCCTGGATGCAATAGCTAACCTTAAACCCTTCGGACTCACTCCTAAATTAACCATCATTGGTAGCGGCCCTGAAGAAGCAAACTTACGTCAACAAGTCAAACAATTAGATATAAACCATCAAGTCGAGTTTGCTGGGGTCAAATTGGATCGAGAACTCGCTCAAGCATTAAATACCCATCAAATTCTTATTGTTCCCTCTCGCTGGGAAGAACCATTTGGGATTGTAGCACTAGAAGGTATTGCTTGCGGTTGTGTTGTTGTCGGGTCAGATGGAGGAGGATTAAAAGAGGCTATTGGTTCTTGCGGTTTGACTTTCCCCAATGGAAATGTACAAGCCTTAACCGAAATATTGATAGAACTCTTGACAGGTAAAACTCCACTCTCAAAATATCGGGAAAATGCTATATTCCATTTGTCTCGTCATACTAGCACCGCCGTGGCAAAAGCATACTTAGAAATACTAGAGAGGGTAGTAACGTGA
- a CDS encoding glycosyltransferase family 4 protein, translated as MTPSKYRVLLVSSQPIQNPASLRLMAVHPQLEILVAYCSLPEDKLHASSLAQNPEYLTKDVFDLPLLEGYPWVYVPNKSPRPNLNNPFGLINPGLTQLVREFDCCVIYGHNYVSFWMAILAAKTARKPLLLTTDATYLETPEGGNWKKPFKKRLLPYLYNQIADRVLVPSTASKRFLHSLGVPEEQITITPYVVDNHYIAEIAQKSDRLKLREAWQIPPEALIVVFCAKFLPRKRPQDAIQAFAAANVPNSYLVMVGDGPLSESLRNQVKQLGIDEKVRFIGMVKYSYLPEVYAASDLLVFPSEHEPYGLPVNEAMICGIPAVVSDRIGARYDLVESNVTGLVYPCGDINALSRIFKDLLTQPQTLKQMGMNARKRMETWSPQQNVEGLVKAVDTLINARKN; from the coding sequence ATGACTCCATCCAAATACCGCGTTCTGCTTGTATCTTCACAACCCATCCAAAATCCAGCATCCCTGCGATTGATGGCCGTACATCCCCAGTTAGAAATTCTAGTCGCCTACTGTAGTTTACCAGAAGACAAATTACACGCGAGTTCTCTGGCTCAAAATCCTGAATACCTGACCAAAGATGTTTTTGATCTTCCCTTGTTAGAAGGCTATCCCTGGGTGTACGTGCCGAACAAGTCTCCTCGACCTAATTTAAATAATCCTTTTGGTCTCATTAACCCAGGATTAACTCAATTGGTGAGGGAATTTGACTGTTGTGTAATTTACGGTCATAATTACGTGAGCTTTTGGATGGCAATCCTAGCGGCTAAAACCGCTCGCAAACCACTGCTCTTAACTACTGATGCCACTTATCTGGAAACTCCAGAAGGGGGAAATTGGAAAAAACCGTTTAAAAAAAGACTTCTCCCTTACTTATACAATCAAATTGCCGATCGGGTATTAGTCCCCTCTACGGCATCAAAACGGTTTCTTCATTCCCTAGGTGTTCCAGAAGAACAGATTACGATCACACCGTATGTGGTCGATAATCATTATATTGCCGAAATCGCGCAAAAGAGCGATCGCCTGAAACTCCGAGAAGCCTGGCAAATTCCCCCAGAAGCACTTATTGTCGTCTTTTGCGCCAAATTTCTACCTCGCAAACGTCCCCAAGACGCTATTCAAGCCTTCGCTGCCGCCAATGTTCCCAACAGTTACTTAGTTATGGTCGGGGACGGGCCTCTAAGCGAATCCTTAAGAAACCAAGTTAAACAGTTAGGAATCGATGAAAAAGTCCGATTTATCGGCATGGTTAAATATTCCTACTTACCAGAAGTGTATGCAGCTAGTGACTTGCTAGTATTTCCCTCAGAACACGAACCCTATGGTTTACCCGTCAACGAAGCCATGATTTGTGGTATACCGGCCGTTGTCAGCGATCGTATCGGCGCTCGTTACGATCTGGTAGAATCCAACGTAACAGGCTTAGTTTACCCCTGTGGCGATATCAACGCTTTAAGTCGTATCTTCAAGGATCTCTTAACCCAACCTCAAACCCTTAAACAAATGGGAATGAACGCCAGGAAACGGATGGAAACTTGGTCTCCCCAGCAGAATGTGGAAGGATTAGTCAAAGCCGTAGACACTCTAATTAACGCTAGGAAAAACTAA
- a CDS encoding glycosyltransferase, whose product MDNQSDRQNTRIIILLGQQQALADGVFDYTEKLEQSLAQKGVECDRIPMQWREWGWLKALQWLWVESGQWRDRWVIAQFTASAWSKLALPVMFVVVVGLLKIRGVKTAIMFHEVQGYSGERLKYKIRRWVQLWTIRTAMKLADRSIFNVDLEQLTWLPIASCQATFIPVGSNMPEPDLMAVKSKGDYSQSKTKTVVVFGMTSVDITRDEVEALSATIVQTAKHIDFLRLVTLGRGSKEAEPELRKALKDTHVEILVLGLLEPEQIVQTLVTSDVQLYVRGDISTRRTTAIAGLACGLPIVAYAGTETGYPIPEAGVLLVPEDDKEALASALIQVLKDDKLRLELQQRSLNIYKKHFAWDAIAKRFIEELNL is encoded by the coding sequence ATGGATAATCAGAGCGATCGCCAAAATACCCGAATCATTATACTCCTCGGCCAGCAACAAGCATTGGCTGATGGCGTGTTTGACTATACGGAAAAGCTAGAGCAAAGTTTGGCTCAAAAAGGGGTTGAATGCGATCGCATTCCCATGCAGTGGCGCGAATGGGGATGGTTGAAGGCGCTACAATGGCTGTGGGTAGAAAGTGGACAATGGCGCGATCGCTGGGTGATTGCCCAATTTACAGCATCCGCTTGGTCAAAGTTAGCGTTACCCGTGATGTTTGTTGTCGTGGTGGGATTGCTCAAAATCAGAGGAGTCAAAACCGCCATCATGTTCCATGAAGTTCAAGGGTATTCAGGAGAACGGCTAAAATACAAAATCCGGCGCTGGGTACAACTGTGGACAATTCGCACAGCCATGAAATTAGCCGATCGCTCAATTTTTAATGTCGATCTAGAGCAATTAACCTGGCTCCCCATTGCCTCATGTCAAGCAACATTTATCCCTGTGGGTTCCAATATGCCGGAACCGGACTTAATGGCAGTGAAGTCTAAGGGAGACTATTCTCAGAGCAAGACAAAGACCGTGGTAGTATTTGGGATGACCAGTGTAGACATTACAAGAGACGAAGTAGAGGCGCTCTCGGCTACGATTGTCCAAACTGCTAAACACATTGATTTCTTACGTCTGGTGACTCTAGGACGAGGCTCAAAAGAAGCTGAACCCGAACTGAGAAAAGCACTAAAGGATACTCATGTGGAGATTTTGGTGCTAGGATTGCTGGAGCCAGAACAAATTGTCCAAACCTTGGTTACATCAGATGTGCAATTGTATGTTAGAGGAGATATCTCCACTCGCAGAACTACAGCGATCGCCGGACTAGCTTGTGGACTCCCGATCGTTGCTTATGCAGGGACAGAAACAGGATATCCCATTCCAGAAGCGGGAGTTTTGCTCGTACCTGAAGACGATAAAGAGGCTTTAGCCAGTGCCCTGATCCAAGTTCTCAAGGATGACAAACTGCGCTTAGAGCTTCAGCAACGAAGTTTAAATATCTATAAAAAACACTTTGCTTGGGATGCTATTGCCAAACGTTTTATAGAAGAATTAAACCTATGA